A region from the Mucilaginibacter sp. CSA2-8R genome encodes:
- a CDS encoding TonB-dependent receptor, whose protein sequence is MKKLAALLASSLLAIILAAFCMPVWAQSGGKLSGKITDQKTGEALIGATVTIEGSTRGAATNVNGEYVINDVPAGTQSILVKYIGYQNKQVSEIQIKAGQVTVLNIVLNEAATQQLAAVTVKATFRQESVNSLYAKQKNNAAITDGITAETIRRSPDRSASDVLRRVSGATVQDNKFVVVRGLSDRYNTAQLDGSSLPSTEPNRKAFSFDIVPSNLIDNLVINKTALPNLPGDFAGGAVQINTKDIPDENFATISAGLGYNTNTTFKNFQSGYRNTLDYLGFDNGSRALPSGFPTTNRINSGTLTQDQQTAALRSLNPNYRVYNSNAFANQNYQVSIGRVKDIGKNGNRFGAIVALTYRNTLQTIPDLNIDYHVYEYTDQKYRFSTSIGALANFAYSFGKNKITFKNIYNRNFDDQYLYRVGLDRSTGYLNRYTAFDLIEKGLFKTTLQGDHSLGEKGAKLTWVGSYSNITNNQPDQRKANYALTGSAYEATIGTLGKQNARYFSDLNENVVNGGVDYSAPVTMFKEKGIFKAGLASSYRDRSFSPRFIGPVLNTSAPLDVRLLPLDRIFLRSVINQNYYNLQDITLADDPYTAHSYTNAGYAMLDNKLSGKLRLVWGLRVEKFDLDLTTAGGKKATLNNFDFLPSANATYAVTPKANFRLSYSRTVARPELRELALSTYFDYELIATVQGNPDLKRTQIQNFDLRYEFYPAAGQIMSVSAFYKNFKNAIESYFDDKLSTPNITYFNSQQANNYGLEFEFRKNLDFITSKLKNTTLYTNIALIKSTVKDPRLDLSEPDGKRPMVGQAPYVINGGLLQTFDNNKFSINLLYNRVGPRIFRAGGTVFPSVYENARDVLDLQLGYRVFKNKGEFKLNCSDLFNQNTLFYFKEGKPTYSLSEGSTYNKYRLGSSFTLSYTHSFR, encoded by the coding sequence GTGAAAAAATTAGCTGCTCTTTTAGCAAGCTCCTTGCTTGCTATAATTCTTGCTGCCTTTTGTATGCCGGTGTGGGCACAAAGCGGTGGCAAATTATCCGGTAAGATTACCGACCAAAAAACCGGGGAGGCACTGATTGGTGCTACCGTTACTATTGAGGGTTCGACCCGCGGAGCTGCTACTAATGTAAACGGAGAATATGTAATTAATGATGTTCCGGCCGGTACACAAAGTATTTTGGTTAAATACATCGGTTATCAGAATAAACAAGTATCCGAAATACAAATTAAAGCTGGGCAGGTTACTGTACTCAACATTGTACTTAACGAGGCTGCAACCCAGCAACTGGCAGCCGTTACCGTAAAGGCTACCTTTAGGCAGGAATCGGTAAATTCACTTTACGCCAAACAGAAAAACAACGCCGCTATTACTGATGGTATTACTGCCGAAACTATCAGACGCTCTCCGGACCGTAGTGCTTCGGATGTATTACGCAGGGTGAGTGGTGCCACGGTACAGGATAATAAATTTGTGGTAGTTCGTGGCTTGAGCGATCGCTATAATACGGCGCAGTTAGATGGTAGCAGTTTGCCAAGTACTGAACCTAACCGTAAAGCGTTTTCGTTTGATATTGTGCCATCAAATCTTATTGATAACCTGGTTATCAATAAAACCGCTTTGCCTAATCTTCCGGGTGATTTTGCAGGTGGTGCGGTGCAAATCAATACCAAAGATATTCCAGACGAAAATTTTGCAACCATCAGTGCCGGTTTAGGTTATAATACCAATACGACCTTTAAAAATTTTCAGAGTGGCTATCGTAATACTTTAGATTATTTGGGTTTCGACAATGGCTCCAGAGCATTGCCATCTGGCTTTCCGACAACCAACCGCATTAATAGCGGTACTTTAACCCAAGATCAGCAAACGGCTGCACTGCGCTCTTTAAATCCTAATTACCGGGTTTACAACTCTAATGCATTTGCCAATCAAAACTACCAAGTATCTATAGGCCGGGTTAAAGACATTGGTAAAAATGGAAACCGTTTTGGTGCCATTGTAGCATTAACGTATCGCAACACGCTGCAAACCATACCCGACCTGAATATTGATTACCATGTTTATGAATATACCGACCAGAAATATCGTTTCTCAACCAGTATAGGTGCTTTAGCCAACTTTGCCTACAGCTTCGGAAAGAATAAAATTACTTTCAAAAACATTTATAACCGAAATTTTGACGACCAATATCTTTACCGGGTAGGTTTAGATCGTAGCACCGGCTACTTAAATAGGTACACCGCTTTTGACCTCATTGAGAAGGGGCTTTTTAAAACTACATTGCAGGGCGACCATAGTTTAGGCGAAAAAGGAGCCAAGCTTACCTGGGTAGGTAGCTACAGCAATATCACTAATAACCAGCCCGATCAACGTAAAGCTAATTATGCCTTAACTGGATCGGCTTATGAGGCTACTATTGGTACTTTAGGTAAGCAAAATGCTCGTTACTTTTCGGACTTGAACGAAAACGTAGTAAACGGTGGGGTTGATTACTCTGCACCGGTAACCATGTTTAAAGAGAAAGGTATTTTTAAGGCAGGACTGGCGTCCAGCTACCGCGACCGTAGTTTTTCACCACGTTTTATTGGGCCTGTATTAAATACAAGTGCGCCTTTAGACGTTAGGTTATTACCGTTAGACAGGATCTTTTTACGCAGTGTAATTAATCAAAATTATTACAACCTGCAGGATATCACCCTGGCTGATGACCCTTACACAGCACACAGTTATACTAATGCTGGTTATGCTATGCTGGACAATAAACTTAGCGGCAAGCTTCGTTTGGTTTGGGGTTTAAGGGTAGAAAAATTTGATTTGGATTTAACCACGGCAGGCGGTAAAAAAGCAACTTTAAATAATTTCGACTTTTTGCCATCAGCCAATGCCACCTACGCAGTTACGCCAAAGGCTAACTTCAGGCTTTCATACTCGCGTACGGTAGCCCGTCCGGAACTGCGCGAGCTGGCCTTATCTACTTACTTTGATTATGAGCTCATCGCCACAGTACAGGGTAACCCTGATTTAAAGCGTACGCAGATACAAAATTTTGACTTACGTTATGAGTTTTATCCGGCAGCGGGTCAGATCATGTCGGTGTCTGCATTTTACAAAAACTTTAAAAATGCCATCGAATCTTATTTCGATGATAAATTATCAACACCTAATATTACTTATTTCAATTCTCAACAGGCTAACAACTACGGTTTAGAGTTTGAGTTCAGAAAGAATCTGGATTTTATAACCAGTAAGTTAAAAAATACCACACTGTATACCAACATTGCCCTGATTAAATCTACAGTTAAAGACCCACGTTTAGATTTATCTGAACCGGATGGCAAACGGCCTATGGTGGGGCAGGCACCTTATGTAATTAACGGCGGCTTACTGCAAACTTTTGATAACAATAAGTTTAGTATTAATTTACTGTACAACCGTGTTGGTCCACGTATTTTCAGGGCTGGCGGTACCGTGTTCCCATCAGTTTATGAAAACGCGCGCGACGTGTTAGACCTGCAATTAGGTTATCGCGTATTTAAAAACAAAGGCGAGTTCAAATTAAATTGCAGCGATTTGTTCAACCAAAACACGCTTTTTTACTTCAAAGAAGGCAAACCAACTTACTCACTTTCCGAAGGATCAACTTACAATAAGTACCGGTTAGGTTCTTCATTCACCCTGTCTTACACCCACAGTTTTAGATAA
- the rny gene encoding ribonuclease Y: MNILEIIIGLLVGAIIGFAVGRYLLNKLFKERDIAAQNKAKKILKDAENNAEILKKNKQLEAKERFLQLKAEHEQEVNAKNNAINQRENSIKQKEQSLNQKLENANRKDHELDSVRKNLEKQTDVLHKKQEEVEHLKQQHLQQLESIAGLTAEEAKNQLVDNLREEARTKAMMQIKDIVDEAKLTATKEAKKVVIQTIQRTATESAIENTVSIFNIENDEIKGRIIGREGRNIRALEAATGIEIIVDDTPEAIILSGFDPVRREIARLAMHRLVTDGRIHPARIEEVVAKTRKQIEEEIVEIGERTVIDLGIHGLHPELIRMVGRMRYRSSYGQNLLQHSREVANFCATMAAELGLNVKLAKRAGLLHDIGKVPDDNPELPHAILGMQLAEKYKEHPEVCNAIGAHHDEIEMTSMISPIIQACDAISGARPGARREVVESYIKRLKELEELALSYPGVEKTFAIQAGRELRVVVESEKISDAQSEVLAADISNRIQTEMTYPGQIKVTVIRETRSVAFAK, translated from the coding sequence ATGAACATTTTAGAAATCATCATCGGCCTGTTGGTCGGGGCCATTATCGGCTTCGCTGTGGGGCGTTACCTGCTCAATAAACTATTCAAAGAGCGGGATATAGCAGCTCAGAACAAAGCGAAGAAGATACTGAAGGACGCCGAAAACAACGCCGAAATCCTGAAGAAAAACAAACAATTAGAGGCCAAAGAGCGGTTTTTACAACTAAAAGCCGAACACGAGCAGGAAGTAAACGCCAAAAACAACGCTATTAATCAGCGCGAAAACTCCATTAAACAAAAAGAGCAATCGCTTAACCAAAAGCTGGAAAACGCAAACCGCAAAGACCACGAGTTAGACAGCGTTCGTAAAAACCTGGAAAAACAAACCGATGTATTGCACAAAAAGCAGGAAGAGGTTGAGCATTTGAAACAGCAACATTTACAACAGCTGGAAAGCATTGCAGGCCTGACCGCCGAAGAAGCTAAAAACCAACTGGTAGATAACCTGCGCGAAGAGGCTCGTACCAAGGCCATGATGCAGATTAAGGATATTGTTGATGAAGCTAAGTTAACCGCTACTAAAGAAGCTAAGAAAGTAGTTATCCAAACCATACAGCGTACGGCTACCGAAAGCGCTATTGAGAACACCGTATCTATCTTTAACATCGAGAACGACGAAATTAAAGGTCGTATCATCGGTCGCGAAGGTCGTAATATCCGTGCGCTGGAAGCAGCTACCGGTATTGAGATTATTGTTGATGATACCCCGGAAGCCATTATCCTTTCAGGCTTTGACCCGGTTCGCCGGGAGATTGCCCGTTTAGCTATGCACCGCCTGGTAACCGACGGCCGTATACACCCGGCACGTATTGAGGAGGTGGTAGCTAAAACCCGCAAGCAGATTGAAGAAGAAATTGTAGAAATTGGTGAGCGTACCGTTATTGATTTAGGTATACACGGTTTACACCCCGAATTAATCAGGATGGTGGGCCGTATGCGTTACCGTTCGTCTTACGGGCAAAACCTGTTGCAGCACTCGCGTGAGGTGGCTAACTTCTGTGCTACTATGGCGGCAGAATTAGGCTTAAACGTAAAGTTGGCAAAACGTGCCGGCTTACTGCACGATATTGGTAAAGTGCCTGACGATAACCCGGAGTTGCCACACGCTATTTTGGGTATGCAACTGGCCGAAAAGTATAAAGAGCATCCGGAAGTGTGTAACGCCATTGGTGCTCACCACGACGAAATTGAGATGACCTCAATGATTTCGCCCATTATCCAGGCTTGTGATGCTATATCGGGCGCTCGTCCGGGTGCACGTCGCGAGGTGGTAGAAAGCTATATTAAACGTTTGAAAGAACTGGAAGAATTAGCTTTATCATATCCTGGTGTAGAAAAAACCTTTGCTATCCAGGCCGGCCGTGAGTTGCGCGTGGTAGTAGAGAGCGAAAAAATCAGCGATGCTCAATCGGAAGTATTAGCCGCTGATATTTCTAACCGCATCCAAACCGAAATGACCTACCCAGGCCAAATCAAAGTAACCGTTATCCGCGAAACCCGCTCGGTAGCTTTTGCCAAGTAA
- a CDS encoding cell division protein ZapA, with amino-acid sequence MGEISVKINIADRVYPLKIDTEEEEIIRRAAKLINDRIKEYQENYAVKDKQDLLSMCVLHYATASLKAERKVTVEDTTVAEKAYQLDHMLTEFFNKQ; translated from the coding sequence ATGGGAGAAATCTCTGTAAAAATAAATATTGCCGACCGTGTTTATCCCTTAAAGATTGATACGGAAGAGGAAGAAATTATACGTCGGGCAGCAAAACTGATTAACGACCGCATTAAAGAATACCAGGAAAACTATGCGGTAAAAGATAAGCAGGATTTGCTTTCAATGTGTGTGTTGCATTATGCCACCGCATCATTAAAAGCAGAACGTAAGGTTACGGTTGAAGATACAACCGTAGCCGAAAAAGCTTACCAGTTAGATCATATGCTCACCGAGTTTTTTAATAAGCAATAG
- the pheT gene encoding phenylalanine--tRNA ligase subunit beta, which yields MKISYNWLKEFIQTDKSPEDISQILTGIGLEVESLEKVQAVPGGLEGLVIGYVKEAQQHPNADRLRVTKVDVGGAEDLQIVCGAPNVATGQKVVVATVGTTVHPNQGEPFKINKSKIRGEVSEGMICAEDEIGLGESHAGIMVLDADAEVGTPAKTYFKLNDDYLLEIGLTPNRADAASHLGTARDIAAFLKIEISKPDVSAFKVDNTSRTIPVTVEAEAACPRYASLTISGVTVQDSPQWLKERLAVIGVRSINNIVDVTNYVLHELGQPLHAFDADAIAGNQVLVKTYAEGTAFVTLDDAERKLSADDLMIGNAEGPMCIAGVFGGAGSGVKDSTTDVFLESAYFNPVSVRKTSKRHGLKTDASFRFERGVDPDITVYALKRAALLIQEVAGGVVSSEISDIYPSPVQPFSVEVTYRNIDRLIGKAIGQDTIKAIIKALDIEIINESAEGLSLLVPPYRVDVTREVDVIEEVLRIYGYNNIEIPTQIRASLNNSARPEKDTVQNAIADLLSSNGFNEILSNSLTSSSYADSLDNAVKLLNPLSSDLDIMRQTLLYSGLEAVAYNQNRRQADLKFYEFGKAYFYEDGKYTETQRLAVFVTGASAQEQWNQKASPVSFYHLKALVDGLLSRLGITDYTTDEINTSELSYGLQYNFRGGKTLVKFGSVLPAALKKAGVEKEVFYADFNFDTLLNLVRKNKVVYKEISKFPSVRRDLSMLVDTQVTFGQLKQIALKTERKLLTDVNVFDIYQGDKLPAGKKSYALSFMLQDEEKTLTDKAIDAIMQKLIYNFGKEAGAEIRK from the coding sequence ATGAAAATTTCGTATAACTGGCTTAAAGAGTTTATTCAAACTGATAAGTCGCCCGAAGATATATCGCAAATATTAACCGGCATCGGCCTCGAGGTAGAGAGCCTGGAGAAAGTGCAAGCTGTACCCGGTGGCCTGGAAGGCCTGGTGATTGGTTATGTAAAAGAGGCACAACAGCATCCCAATGCCGACCGCCTCCGCGTGACCAAAGTTGATGTAGGTGGTGCTGAAGATTTGCAAATTGTTTGTGGCGCGCCCAATGTAGCTACCGGTCAAAAAGTAGTGGTTGCCACCGTGGGTACAACCGTACATCCTAACCAGGGCGAGCCATTTAAAATCAATAAATCAAAAATAAGGGGTGAGGTTTCTGAAGGCATGATTTGCGCTGAGGATGAGATTGGCTTAGGCGAATCGCACGCCGGCATTATGGTGCTGGACGCCGATGCTGAGGTAGGTACCCCCGCCAAAACTTATTTTAAGCTGAATGATGATTACCTGTTAGAGATTGGCTTAACGCCTAACCGCGCTGATGCGGCCTCGCATTTAGGTACTGCACGCGATATTGCTGCTTTCTTAAAAATCGAAATTAGTAAACCGGATGTTTCTGCCTTTAAAGTAGACAATACCAGCCGTACTATCCCTGTTACCGTAGAAGCAGAGGCGGCTTGTCCGCGTTATGCCAGTTTAACCATCAGTGGTGTAACCGTACAGGATTCGCCGCAGTGGTTAAAAGAACGTTTGGCCGTAATTGGGGTACGCAGTATTAATAACATTGTCGACGTTACCAATTACGTTTTGCACGAGTTAGGCCAGCCGTTGCATGCCTTTGATGCGGATGCCATTGCCGGAAACCAGGTGCTGGTAAAAACTTATGCTGAGGGTACCGCCTTTGTTACTTTAGATGATGCAGAACGCAAGTTATCTGCCGATGATTTAATGATTGGCAATGCCGAAGGCCCGATGTGTATTGCAGGGGTATTTGGCGGTGCAGGTTCTGGTGTAAAAGATTCGACTACTGACGTATTTTTAGAAAGTGCATATTTTAACCCGGTATCGGTACGTAAAACATCAAAGCGCCATGGTTTAAAAACAGATGCTTCTTTCCGTTTTGAGCGCGGTGTTGATCCTGATATTACCGTATATGCCTTAAAGCGTGCTGCCCTTTTGATACAAGAAGTTGCCGGCGGCGTAGTATCTTCAGAAATATCTGATATCTATCCTTCGCCGGTACAACCGTTCAGTGTAGAGGTTACGTACCGTAACATCGACCGGTTAATTGGTAAAGCTATCGGGCAGGATACTATCAAAGCTATCATCAAAGCATTGGACATCGAGATAATTAACGAAAGTGCCGAAGGTTTATCGTTACTGGTGCCGCCTTACCGCGTAGATGTAACCCGCGAGGTTGATGTGATTGAAGAAGTGTTACGTATTTACGGATATAACAATATCGAGATCCCTACGCAGATACGCGCATCTTTAAATAATTCGGCCCGGCCCGAAAAAGATACCGTACAAAATGCCATTGCAGACTTGCTGAGCAGCAACGGTTTTAACGAGATACTGTCTAACTCATTAACCAGTTCATCATATGCTGATAGTCTGGATAATGCGGTTAAGCTGCTTAACCCGCTGAGCAGCGATTTGGACATTATGCGTCAAACATTACTGTATTCGGGTTTAGAGGCTGTTGCTTATAACCAAAATCGTCGTCAGGCCGATTTAAAGTTTTACGAGTTTGGTAAAGCTTATTTCTATGAGGATGGCAAATACACCGAAACCCAGCGCCTTGCCGTATTCGTCACCGGTGCCTCAGCACAAGAGCAATGGAACCAGAAAGCTTCACCAGTATCATTCTATCATTTAAAGGCTTTGGTGGATGGTTTGCTGTCGCGTTTAGGGATTACCGACTATACTACGGATGAAATAAATACGTCGGAACTGAGTTACGGGTTGCAATACAACTTTAGGGGCGGTAAAACACTGGTTAAATTTGGTTCGGTGCTGCCGGCTGCGCTTAAAAAAGCAGGAGTAGAGAAAGAAGTATTTTATGCCGACTTTAATTTTGACACCTTGCTTAACCTGGTGCGTAAAAATAAAGTGGTGTATAAAGAAATTTCCAAGTTCCCTTCAGTTCGCCGTGATTTATCAATGCTGGTAGATACACAGGTAACCTTTGGTCAGTTAAAACAGATTGCTCTTAAAACTGAGCGCAAACTGCTGACTGATGTGAATGTGTTCGATATTTACCAGGGCGATAAGCTGCCGGCAGGTAAAAAATCATACGCTTTGAGCTTTATGTTGCAAGATGAGGAAAAAACATTAACTGATAAGGCAATTGATGCTATTATGCAAAAACTTATCTATAATTTTGGAAAAGAGGCAGGAGCCGAGATAAGAAAGTAA
- the acs gene encoding acetate--CoA ligase translates to MKFTSFEQYKQVYQHSIIHPEQFWDDVAKSFYWRKPWENTLNWNFTEPDIKWFQGAKLNITENCLDRHLAENGDRPAIIWEPNDPTEAHRVLTYKQLHDKVCQFSNVLKNNGAKKGDRICIYMPMVPELAIAVLACARIGAVHSVVFGGFSAQSIADRIKDAECNIVITADGGFRGTKDLPLKSVIDDALVQCPSVKKVIVLTRSRTAVSMIKGRDVWWEDEIKKVETQGSPECPAEEMDAEDMLFILYTSGSTGKPKGVVHTCGGYMVYTGYTFETAFQYQQGEVYFCTADIGWITGHSYIVYGPLSQGATALMFEGVPTWPDAGRLWEIVEKFKVNILYTAPTAIRSLMSFGTDIVKKYDLSSLTKLGSVGEPLNEEAWHWFDEQIGHGKCPIVDTWWQTETGGFMISPVANVTPLKPGYAGLPLPGVQPILVDENGKEIEGNGVSGNLCIKFPWPGMLRTTYGDHERCRQTYFSTYANLYFTGDGCLRDDDGYYRITGRVDDVLNVSGHRIGTAEVENAINMHSSVVESAVVGYPHDIKGQGVYAFVISPERHEDDDLTRKDILMTVTRIIGAIAKPDKIQFVSGLPKTRSGKIMRRILRKIAEGDTANLGDTSTLLDPGVVDEIKEGAL, encoded by the coding sequence ATGAAATTTACATCATTCGAGCAGTATAAGCAAGTTTATCAACATAGTATAATCCATCCCGAGCAATTCTGGGATGATGTTGCTAAATCGTTTTACTGGCGTAAACCTTGGGAGAATACGTTAAACTGGAACTTTACGGAACCTGACATTAAATGGTTTCAGGGAGCAAAGCTAAATATAACCGAAAACTGTTTGGATCGACACTTGGCAGAAAACGGTGATCGACCAGCTATTATCTGGGAACCTAATGATCCTACTGAAGCCCATCGTGTGCTTACCTACAAACAACTGCACGACAAAGTATGTCAGTTTTCAAACGTTTTAAAAAATAACGGCGCCAAAAAAGGAGATCGTATATGTATATATATGCCTATGGTGCCTGAGCTTGCCATTGCCGTATTGGCTTGTGCTCGTATCGGTGCCGTTCATTCTGTAGTTTTTGGCGGATTTTCTGCTCAGTCAATAGCTGACAGGATAAAAGATGCGGAGTGTAATATTGTCATTACTGCTGATGGAGGTTTTCGCGGCACCAAAGATTTACCGCTTAAATCAGTAATTGATGATGCATTAGTACAGTGCCCGTCGGTAAAAAAAGTAATTGTATTAACCCGCAGCCGTACGGCCGTAAGTATGATTAAAGGCCGCGATGTGTGGTGGGAAGATGAAATAAAAAAAGTAGAAACCCAGGGTAGTCCTGAATGTCCGGCTGAAGAGATGGATGCTGAGGATATGTTGTTTATCTTATATACGTCAGGTTCTACCGGCAAGCCTAAAGGGGTAGTGCATACCTGCGGCGGTTACATGGTTTACACGGGCTACACTTTCGAAACTGCCTTTCAATACCAGCAGGGTGAGGTGTATTTCTGTACAGCTGATATAGGCTGGATCACTGGTCACTCTTATATTGTTTACGGACCACTGTCGCAAGGCGCAACAGCGCTGATGTTTGAAGGGGTGCCTACCTGGCCCGACGCCGGCAGGTTGTGGGAGATTGTTGAGAAATTTAAGGTGAATATTCTTTATACGGCACCTACGGCTATCCGCTCGCTGATGAGCTTTGGTACCGATATTGTTAAAAAATACGATCTGAGTTCGCTCACCAAATTAGGTTCGGTAGGGGAGCCTTTGAATGAAGAAGCCTGGCACTGGTTTGACGAGCAAATTGGCCATGGTAAATGCCCTATTGTAGATACGTGGTGGCAAACCGAAACTGGTGGTTTTATGATATCGCCGGTAGCCAATGTTACTCCGCTCAAGCCCGGTTATGCCGGCTTGCCTTTACCAGGCGTGCAACCTATACTGGTTGACGAAAACGGTAAAGAGATTGAAGGAAACGGCGTAAGCGGTAACCTGTGTATCAAGTTCCCGTGGCCTGGTATGCTGCGCACTACTTATGGCGACCATGAGCGTTGCCGCCAAACCTATTTTTCGACCTATGCTAACCTGTACTTTACAGGTGATGGTTGTTTGCGCGACGATGATGGCTATTACCGTATTACCGGCCGGGTTGATGACGTATTGAACGTTTCTGGCCACCGCATTGGTACTGCCGAGGTAGAAAATGCCATCAATATGCACTCCAGCGTGGTAGAGTCGGCCGTGGTCGGCTATCCGCACGATATTAAAGGGCAGGGGGTTTATGCCTTCGTGATTAGTCCAGAGCGGCATGAAGATGACGACCTGACCCGTAAAGATATTCTTATGACGGTTACCCGCATTATTGGGGCCATCGCCAAGCCAGATAAAATACAGTTTGTGAGTGGTTTGCCTAAGACCCGTTCGGGCAAAATCATGCGCCGTATACTGCGCAAAATTGCCGAAGGCGATACCGCTAACCTGGGCGATACCAGTACCCTGCTTGATCCAGGTGTGGTAGACGAGATTAAAGAAGGAGCGCTGTAG
- the rpmB gene encoding 50S ribosomal protein L28 has translation MSRICDLTGKSPMNGHNVSNSNVKTNRKFYPNLKIKKFYIPEEDKWITLKVSTSAVKTISKNGITACINKFVKKGYI, from the coding sequence ATGTCAAGAATTTGTGATTTAACAGGAAAAAGCCCGATGAACGGCCATAACGTTTCAAACTCGAACGTTAAGACTAACCGTAAGTTTTATCCTAACTTAAAAATCAAGAAGTTTTATATACCTGAAGAAGATAAATGGATCACTTTAAAGGTATCTACTTCGGCAGTTAAAACCATCAGCAAAAATGGTATCACTGCTTGCATCAATAAATTTGTAAAAAAAGGATACATATAG
- the rpmG gene encoding 50S ribosomal protein L33 has translation MAKKGNRVQVILECTEHKESGMPGMSRYITTKNKKNTTERLELKKFNPVLRKVTVHKEIK, from the coding sequence ATGGCAAAGAAAGGCAATAGAGTTCAGGTAATTTTAGAGTGCACCGAGCATAAAGAGAGCGGTATGCCAGGTATGTCTCGTTACATTACCACCAAGAACAAGAAAAACACTACTGAGCGTTTAGAGTTGAAAAAATTCAACCCAGTATTACGTAAAGTAACCGTTCACAAAGAAATTAAGTAA
- a CDS encoding DUF4295 domain-containing protein, protein MAKKVVATLKTGKGKEYSKVITMVKSPKTGAYSFKELIVHNDHVKDAIDEAKAQ, encoded by the coding sequence ATGGCAAAGAAAGTAGTTGCAACCCTGAAAACCGGTAAAGGTAAAGAATACTCAAAAGTAATTACCATGGTTAAATCACCTAAAACCGGCGCTTATTCATTCAAAGAGCTAATTGTACATAACGATCACGTTAAAGATGCAATTGACGAAGCTAAAGCTCAGTAA
- the ftsY gene encoding signal recognition particle-docking protein FtsY, which produces MGLFDFFKKKESTPQQQEALDTGLEKTKDNFFSKITKVIAGKSTVDDDVLDDLEEVLVTSDVGVTTTLKIIERIQARVARDKYVSTSELNNLLRDEVQQLLAENNSNDFQNFEYGNHKPYVIMVVGVNGVGKTTTIGKLAHQLKQAGSKVVLGAADTFRAAAVDQIQLWGDRVGVRVVAQAMGSDPASVAYDTLRSAVSNNEDVAIIDTAGRLHNKVGLMNELTKIKNVMQKVIPGAPHEILLVLDASTGQNAIEQCKQFTEATAVNALALTKLDGTAKGGVVIGISDQFKIPVKYIGVGEGMNDLQLFDRKGFVDSLFKK; this is translated from the coding sequence ATGGGATTATTCGATTTTTTTAAGAAAAAAGAAAGTACACCGCAGCAACAGGAGGCACTTGATACCGGCCTGGAGAAAACCAAAGACAACTTTTTTTCAAAAATCACCAAAGTTATTGCCGGTAAGTCAACCGTTGATGATGATGTACTGGATGACTTGGAAGAAGTGCTGGTTACCTCGGACGTGGGTGTTACCACTACGCTTAAAATTATTGAACGTATACAAGCCCGTGTAGCCCGGGATAAATATGTGAGCACTTCTGAGCTTAACAATTTATTACGTGACGAAGTACAGCAGCTGCTGGCTGAAAATAACAGTAACGATTTTCAGAATTTTGAATACGGTAACCATAAGCCTTATGTGATTATGGTAGTTGGCGTAAATGGTGTAGGCAAAACCACCACTATTGGCAAACTGGCTCATCAGCTTAAACAAGCAGGCAGCAAAGTGGTACTGGGCGCTGCAGATACCTTTAGGGCAGCGGCGGTTGACCAGATACAGCTTTGGGGCGACCGTGTAGGCGTACGCGTGGTAGCGCAGGCTATGGGGTCAGATCCGGCTTCGGTAGCGTATGATACCCTGCGTTCGGCTGTTTCTAACAACGAGGATGTAGCCATTATTGATACCGCCGGCCGTTTACATAATAAGGTAGGCTTAATGAACGAGCTTACCAAGATTAAAAACGTGATGCAAAAGGTAATTCCGGGTGCCCCGCACGAAATTTTGCTGGTGCTGGATGCCTCAACAGGTCAAAACGCCATTGAGCAATGTAAGCAGTTTACCGAGGCTACGGCCGTAAATGCGCTGGCATTAACCAAACTGGATGGTACCGCTAAAGGCGGTGTAGTAATTGGCATATCCGACCAATTTAAAATCCCGGTTAAATATATTGGTGTAGGCGAAGGCATGAACGACTTGCAACTCTTTGATCGTAAAGGTTTTGTAGATAGTTTATTTAAAAAGTAA